Below is a window of Maylandia zebra isolate NMK-2024a linkage group LG19, Mzebra_GT3a, whole genome shotgun sequence DNA.
TGGCCCTGCTGGAAGAAGAGGACGACATCAACCAGATCACTGACTACTTCTCCTACGAACACTTTTACGTCATCTACTGCAAGTTTTGGGAGCTGGACACTGATCATGATCTGTACATTGACCCCAAAGATCTGGGGAGATACAACAACCACGGTAAGAAAACAAATCTCAGTTAAGGATTTACTTCCCCCAGCTGAAAGAGCTCCATAGCAGTTCAATTGGGGTTTTTCTAATCCTTTATATGAGCACTGAGCCAAAAATCTAATTGTCTGAATCAGTACTTAAGTGTTTGATTTTAATGTGCTTTCACTGATTTACAAATAGTGTCATcttgtttctgtgtatttactTCGTCTTTTTATTCTCCCATTTTAACAGCATCCTCAAACAGAATCATTGAGAGATTATTTTCAGGGGCTGTTACTCGGTGAGTAAAACCCACACGTGAACAAGCATACGTAGCCAATTACTTTACTGTAATAACTGTAGAGCATCTAAATGGTTCTGCCTCTTTTCTTTCCAGGGGTAACGCTGTTCAGAGAGAAGGCAGGATGAGCTACGCTGAGTTTGTCTGGTTTCTGATATCTgaggaagacaaaaaaaatcccaccaGGTATTTCAAAAGTTGTTCCGATATGTGTGTGATTGTTTAGATTAGTACACTGCAGGTATGCAACAAGTAATCTGAGTCTGTGCGTAACACATTTGTTACCTGTCTTTCCAGTATAGAGTACTGGTTCCGCTGCATGGACGTGGATGGTGATGGTGTCCTTTCCATGTTTGAGTTGGAGTATTTTTATGAAGAACAGTGTGAGAGGATGGAAAGAATGGGCATCGAGCCTCTACCCTTTCAGGATTTGCTCTGCCAGATGCTCGACCTGGTCAAACCTGAGAACCCAGGTTAGTGCTCAAACTTTCTTGcccttagtctttttttttttcttatttcacaATTATGTTTTAATCAGTAGACGGCCAAACACAACCCATTGTGCTTTTGAGACATTAcacctgcatgtgtgtttgttttatttcctttaGGTAAGATAACTCTGAGTGACTTGAAACGCTGCCGGATGGCTCACATATTCTTTGACACTTTCTTCAACCTGGAGAAGTACCTGGACCATGAACAGAGAGACCCATTTGCTGTGCAAAAGGTGCAAAtcttcaaaatgtatttataatatTCAACTATAACTGTGGATCTTCTTGATATTGTGATGATCCACTCGAAGGCATGCTTGTTAGGTTATTAGTGATTCGAAATTGTGACTCCCCACAGTGTATAATCTGGCTGGATTTTTTTCTAGTGCCATATAGCTTCTtcgcttcttcttcttattattattattttttttagttttatgtattttatctaAAGCTATAAAACACCAATATGTATTGTGTTTGTGGCGCTCCAGGACATTGATAGTGAAGGTCCAGAACCATCTGACTGGGATAAATATGCCTCAGAGGAGTATGAGATACTAGTGGCAGAGGAGACTGCAAATGAACAGCTGCACGAGGGGTAAGGCGTAGACACGTTCACACTCATTCACGTTATTAACTAAAagtttatcatttttattaagaATAAAGGTGTATATTGGTTCTCTCTGTTGTGTTCCCAGGTCATTTGATGATGACTATGAATCTGAggagcttcaagttcctggagAAATTGGGAAAATGGAAAAACTGGTCATATCAGACCTGTCTGCATAAAACTTAGAATTCTTGGGCTTCTCTTTCTGGTAAACAGAAAGCAGCAAGGTGATGGAGAGCCACTCTGGATATATGCATCCATACATGGAtcgaaagacagacagagaaaggAATTCTGGCTCCTGTCTCATGATTTCTCTGTGGAGTTATTgtattgtatgtgtgtgtgagtatggcCATAAACCAGTATTGTTCTGGTGTCTGGTGCAATAATGCATCTGTATTCACACAAAAAAGAATGTCCCTGCCTCCAGCTTTTTGCTCCACAGAAGCCAAAGACAGAAGTTTGGTAAGCTCAAGAAGGactcaaagaaaaacacttaACTGTAAAATAATGTAATTATTGTGAATTCTCTACTGACAATCCTGCCAAAGGACAATCTTTTTAAGAATTTTGCTAAGCTCAAGTTAGACTGACGGGAAGCCTGCCATGCACACAAGTAGGCATCTAGTGGGAGAAACTGGCAGGTAGAAAAAATAATGACAATGATAGACACTGCCATTGAAGAGCAACAGTCCACTGCTTAAAAATATGACACACACTGCCTTGAGAAACCTGCTGTGTGAGCATCTTGTCACCATGTTTCTCGTAAAGGAAGCTGTTAGTCCCTTTAATTAGAGGTCATAGAACAGCTTGAGCGGTTATATCAGCACCTCCACTTAGTGGCCAGTATGTGGTACTGCATGCCATCCGTGGCCTGCACAGTGCTTGATGGCTGGCTGTCATTTCTGTGAAGGAGTTTAGTTCACCGCACAGCCTGAGCTGTTCTTTATTGTTGCAGCACTATCAGCGCTCCACCTCTGGACGCTCTCtggagtcatggacagttattTTCAAGCTCTACAATTTCAATGTATTAATTCTCAATCAGATAATGGTGAAAGATATGGGATATGCACATCAAGTGATGCACAATGCCAGTCATATCAAACTCTCCGGTAGAGTTGCCCAAACATTTCCACCTgtaacatttttaatgaaacaaTAGATGTGCCTACGATTTGTAAGTTGTTCCTGCCAGTCTCATGCAACATCTCACTGTATGTTTTCCCAcatccttcttttcttttcttttctttgttaaacctttatttttttatggaaTTTTCAATTTGACAAGCAGAAGTGTAGAACAAAAACATTGGGCTTGAGTAAGCTCAGCGCACATCCAAGACAGACGCACCGATACAGTACATTACACAGAAAGCTGAGCTTTATTGTTTTAAGTTAAAAAGAGAGAACTGGGAAAAGTCATTCTGTCTTTTCATCATCAGAGTTATCTTCTCCGTTTATTCTCTCACATCCTTTTTTGAATTTGTGCACTGCCTTCTAATTCATGTGAACTGTTACTGTCGTTTAGTCTCTGCAAAAGTATCCCCTTTTTACATACCTGTTTACATCTCATCACTATTGATCATTTGTTTATCAGCGTTTCTGAAGTCCACTCTACCtataacacacaaaaacacaccactAAAGATGCCTTTTAATAAATAGGTTGCCTAAAGCAAATTTTAAACTCACATATGTAGTGGTATCATGCCGGCAAACCATTACGTAGATACGTTTGAGATTTCAAACAGCACTTCACTACAGTGTTTGTGGCTTTTAGAAAAAATGATTCTCTGAGCACGTGTCCGTGTTATTCAAACAACAGAAGACATGCTGAAGAGTTTCCAGTAGAACTCTCTGTAGTGTACATTGTCCTGACACTACAGTTTGTGCTTTATAGAGACTAAGATGCATAGATGTGTCACTGCTCAATTGCTGTATAGATATTCAGAAATGTCCATTCTGTACTGATatgaagcctttttttttttttttcaggcacatttttcttaaaatctCTTAAAACCAGTTGTTATAGTACAACCCAATCAATGTTTATGGTTAGATGCCACTATGTGAGTTTGGTCTGTGAACCCTTTAACTCCTTTATTTACTGTAATAGCTAGGAGTGTGTTTGCACTGATAGAAGAGTGTGC
It encodes the following:
- the ppp2r3a gene encoding serine/threonine-protein phosphatase 2A regulatory subunit B'' subunit alpha isoform X2, yielding MMIKEASLRRDPDLRGELAFLAKGCDFVLPSRFKKRIKSFQQQQIQSKPEKKPGTPPPAPVATTATPAPTPRSPSPPPAPVIVTPPPPAINIPRFYYPRGLPALGPAANHDAEIAAIETVFTEFEEEKADIYEMGKVAKACGCPLYWKAPMFYAAGGERTGFVSVHSFIATWRKLLHSCHDDASKFVYLLAKPGCNYLEQEDFIPLLQDIVDTHPGLTFLKDAPEFHSRYITTVIQRIYYVVNRSWKGRITMMELRRSNFLQTLALLEEEDDINQITDYFSYEHFYVIYCKFWELDTDHDLYIDPKDLGRYNNHASSNRIIERLFSGAVTRGNAVQREGRMSYAEFVWFLISEEDKKNPTSIEYWFRCMDVDGDGVLSMFELEYFYEEQCERMERMGIEPLPFQDLLCQMLDLVKPENPGKITLSDLKRCRMAHIFFDTFFNLEKYLDHEQRDPFAVQKDIDSEGPEPSDWDKYASEEYEILVAEETANEQLHEGSFDDDYESEELQVPGEIGKMEKLVISDLSA